From the Pomacea canaliculata isolate SZHN2017 linkage group LG4, ASM307304v1, whole genome shotgun sequence genome, one window contains:
- the LOC112562530 gene encoding uncharacterized protein LOC112562530 isoform X1 gives MWLPAAVVFSLCCVGALCADPRKQFVHRLLSMYQSSTDQAKAADQDSDGAISENEFLQTLFLFADTDVRDRRVTQAEFMDGYRRYYALPSELLVIMFDLLDDLNDDGGTRPNMDFRDNRNNQYFQLYFQFARGNNVFQNNHRNQGDGVLTSRDVTYQMFVGNNNPPTAEDFQKALMSWVDEAANRLYTINYQPHIPGNPWDREFDYELWFHSVDRNNDSLISFGELRDELRRYSSDGRVSRSRWTERNLQVYGDKEWLANVVFDAWDKNRDLRLDDLDAGLVLREADQNQDRRVTTVELHRFMERYNKLARRRLATPVRPVIFDCPSPWWQSSGCRPRVDATRAAMDMDDNFDGWITPREFGKRISYYDRNGDGWASRFEVISMETLRYGVSGPAASVMFDIYDRNSDDRYDHLDLQFILPEGRLLCFCDARKAVLDLVRLAERFRFSPQARGPVGSLRNAMRWQLAREWAWRDRNSNIWRWLNGQSPWPWGAGGCKEGDCTGRDWRGSAWYAPFDWRQRNRVPENFLQWSYLHDVPRTIFLPPGFQGGRGAHPGGWNQLWRYNFPGSGTKERPDGNRDQDDRSSLGSDRRKPSFPSPTWLADGSSFDDLWTFSGDNNDTDTSFIGPGTFWSNPNSNFWEQLFRQDGPLPSWLTSGRTDTSNDQRKTQLPWFLNWDPSRPSRPSRPENIRPSNNRPVNTDDQKGGNSPFNRIDKKYRPETTTVAPVASRPTGQGGATSAGSNVPSSLLPSSRVGMGHQNVGARFRRQAALEEEFNETSESLAPPPSLAGSNGTSANDTNLSFAREDNSTINATELEENGTRSDENKDLAEEKDEIARALARNTTPSLQSHWWDSVAWTGTGDTAPGYGEWSGASNDRQDSTTEYNAWNSNRGWDNSWVNSYYGDNLAGSTWPTQSYWFNTYPGYTNGGGPGYNSWPVWRNYENYSPQWLNGYTGYNYQLNPYRHNPRWGNVWNTQGNEGLFYPSIYSFYSHYGQPAPGSYGRHLGFWKRNADSNTVSKQTSRMMGDFSTYWPWWEWWNFYNNAYNTYQPWASNWNFYNSNKWFPWYSGRQWNYNWMSNLPGSPYLFSRTNENHDKSSDVKLEVKRSVNNENDLKSMDENVSRWTTGYQPQWWNQYNGMDTRRSGDEISSVANIWNWNWNWFFNQNMLRSYSPMFLRSVPYIQGTQQPLMPPEQPRIYRRSTESRPTEEVSRSVNGPGRWWTGWNNYWPYWWNSNMWRSDRPQWWNTNPWNIYLNDWNGRIWNSNQGFFPYDTFSFSRNENGRSPDGSHTAVRRSTGETNGGSHTEDEQNGKVSRMLGRFWPQRDWNGYNYWPQQFSSGDNYWPQRWGGYPWSRYWPGWNSWNNNNWMWNTNEASTPLFPVYDSQGQPHLDNSQSQEQIVKRSAAGKPDPASAEQEKDVSRMMASQGAFWPQKNMDWPQNWGGYSWNNNWPASPHYFPQGHETSGGSQGCAHDIFKRGATDSREDNTNKEGREAARMTEFDNILMPQELRPRWNLDSWVWNGRSPFFPYNYYNYLRNMGIRPSPSHPLFRRQAEENPEKESLDAGKKTSKMMNEYDWNWPQGWNSYNWPQGWNSYNWPQWWKWNMWNNFWNTRNQNSRTWNGGRELYPYSFFPEARGLYKRSTEDQQAEKSSDNVSRMMGMYEGVFPQQYLNPYSSWNQWWNRDIWNTYWPKWSFRWTPWASASFGSPMFPRGEDFHSRFRRSEDQTQEGSSKDGEKKVSNMMGGFGGFWPQYWSGYSNWPQWWRGYYNWNNYWPGGNSYDWTWNRNQPFYPYNPHYYSQDGYRPAGYPDFTHDIFKRSSDKNAQHVSQGKDENVSRMMGGYNGFWPQFWNSYTHWPRWWTGNNYWPWWNTWNSYNWMWNKDNSYSFHERFSRGADNQPDDGKREDKTVSRMMGAPGLFWPQQFWSRHRIWPQWWNFRWANNYDWMRNYDQGYNPYNDFPSLPYGPQAGPSSGGDHSIFRRSTVQSLPFNSKSENVSRMAGGYWPYYNWNRYNYLPHWWNQNSWRNMLPGWSYLNWLWSMNYDFYPQSYFPSTFGTSPSSTPDDEVHMVLRRSLDKKQEQKPQDDKRTSRMAGQYGYYWPQLYWNNFNFQPQWWRESPWNRYWPGWNNYNWMDSRNVGETDYTPYQFAKSGVSNTGHEIFRRSSESETKASKNSQENTASRMMGGYNGYWPQQHSFASRYWPLLDNAYESGRFSPVWRNSWMWNTNPAYFLPNPSYYSRESHPPGDNFESPHELFRRSADDNQDQTKKDADSDVSRMTGRYTEFWPSQSWNRDNYPYLWWNRNSFWPGWSNSWMWNYYQQPYDAFAFAKSQPAAASSFATSHTITRRESSDKQENNNTSRMMGGFAWFRPYNYWNIYNSWLQWWNRNFWNIYRYHLDSWNGNNWMWNRNPDVFFNYPSSYYYYSLHGLPPDSNHHSVFRRSAETNNGNNLLNERLTTSNMLGGYMPLQDWNSYRFWQQWWRGYQWNWNTYGPDWNNWNNFERFWRFNQGYNPENPYSFSRTDSSPGNSPEAGHTASKRSSDEEQNTNAESKEQQTSKWISGYNADWPPAYWSTNPYWSSSWGSYPYSSQPWERNWWDSYGNGQKFNPVWSSSPFYSPYYRFSFSRDNERSASSSEKGHSAFRRSLDKSEKEASQDQKTSRMMGWYGWNWPQRDWNNNYWWPWWHDRNAWNGYNWMRSKNRDFFPYSPFLYSQREAQPAASDYTDHAMFKRSTDSTNANGFSQDGVVTAKMMNGGSGYWPQQWWNYPNSWPWWWMSNAWNNYWPGWNNYARMWSTYNSWYPLHSYQFSQNNGQSGHEADDKHQISKRSPSEDNLDEKKESLGRWTNADNFWTLPQNNNPYLPWQETDMWNSHSRSPYWNTFNQAWNNWNIFNDQGRYPYGQYFYSKGANRDSSDKESMLTKRDTAQGNQDQSSTVSGPNLMDLLKKNNFWQLPNTRDTDKPQQPPVSKRSAEGSQKNEKEEDMGRQMTGDRRDSGQFGRSWPQSDTSGHFRPGLRAGYFMPNMWTADTADNSNHFWNRDPLWSGLTENNAQRGSFSMDNDWNLYHRPNYWAGYSNGGPFRNEFGHPYFATNSQMWPENMDFSYQKGADGSSEQEADVQSRDSEDLDRTKRSADDKDAGEHIARQGSYERYRSFPFWWNGYMFRRPNLWSAPGPWNSLYYMWRNWPRNQMWNDQTPDSYWMGNNLWTNNYDQFWNSDWNTLNAYGMTDPQFRYQQNPPSGVEAEDSSSAATKQKRSTDEDQASVSKEDEVGKQLGGHSPFPSYLPWSRSWRSFYWPTWFGNRYFRNRWSSYPAWYNYDRWNNWNWQPDQRGTFKLQALSHSGTLTCLDQRGMV, from the exons ATGTGGCTACCTGCGGCGGTGGTTTTCTCCCTTTGCTGTGTGGGGGCGCTGTGTGCGGATCCCCGGAAGCAGTTTGT GCATCGCCTGCTGAGCATGTACCAAAGCAGCACGGACCAGGCCAAGGCGGCTGACCAGGACAGCGACGGCGCCATCAGCGAGAATGAGTTCCTGCAGACTCTCTTCCTCTTTGCGGACACCGATGTCAGAG ATCGCCGAGTGACCCAAGCGGAGTTCATGGACGGTTACCGGCGGTATTATGCATTGCCGTCTGAGCTGCTGGTCATCATGTTCGACCTCCTCGATGACCTCAACGACGACGGCGGCACTCGGCCTAACATGGATTTCCGCGACAACCGCAACAACCAATACTTCCAGCT ATACTTCCAGTTTGCTCGGGGCAACAACGTTTTCCAGAACAACCACCGTAACCAAGGCGACGGTGTGCTCACTTCCCGTGACGTCACCTATCAGATGTTTGTGGGAAACA ACAATCCACCAACCGCGGAAGACTTCCAAAAAGCTCTGATGTCA TGGGTGGACGAGGCGGCAAACAGACTGTACACCATCAACTATCAGCCTCACAT CCCTGGCAACCCGTGGGACCGTGAGTTCGACTACGAGCTGTGGTTCCACAGCGTGGACAGGAACAACGACTCACTCATTTCTTTCGGCGAACTGAGAGACGAGCTGCGGCGATACAGCAGCGATG GTCGCGTGAGCCGCTCGCGCTGGACAGAGCGCAACCTGCAGGTGTACGGCGACAAGGAGTGGCTCGCCAACGTCGTCTTCGATGCCTGGGACAAGAACCGCGACCTCCGCCTCGACGACCTGGATGCTGGGCTGGTGCTGAGAGAGGCGGATCAAAACC AGGACAGACGCGTGACGACAGTCGAACTTCACCGCTTTATGGAAAGG TACAACAAACTGGCCAGGCGCCGCCTCGCCACCCCCGTCAGACCAGTCATCTTTGACTGTCCCAGTCCCTGGtg GCAATCTTCCGGATGTCGACCTCGGGTAGACGCCACTCGAGCTGCAATGGACATGGACGATAACTTTGACGGGTGGATCACACCACGGGAATTCGGAAAACGAATTTCTTATTACGACAGGAACG GTGACGGGTGGGCAAGCAGGTTCGAGGTCATCTCCATGGAAACGCTGCGCTACGGGGTGTCTGGCCCAGCAGCCAGCGTCATGTTCGACATCTACGACAGAAACAGCGACGACCGCTATGATCACCTCGACCTGCAGTTCATCCTCCCGG AAGGACGTCTGCTGTGTTTCTGCGATGCCAGGAAAGCTGTCCTTGACCTTGTTCGCCTCGCAGAGCGCTTCCGCTTTTCCCCGCAGGCTCGG GGTCCTGTCGGCTCCCTGCGGAATGCCATGCGCTGGCAGCTGGCCCGGGAATGGGCATGGCGAGATCGCAACAGCAACATCTGGCGTTGGCTTAACGGGCAAAGTCCATGGCCTTGGGGTGCTGGGGGATGTAAGGAAGGGGACTGCACTGGCAGGGACTGGCGCGGTAGCGCATGGTACGCTCCTTTCGACTGGAGGCAGAGAAACAGGGTTCCCGAGAACTTCCTTCAATGGAGCTACCTGCACGATGTCCCTCGCACCATCTTTCTGCCTCCAGGATTTCAAGGCGGCCGTGGAGCGCACCCTGGTGGCTGGAATCAGCTCTGGAGATACAACTTTCCAGGCTCCGGCACCAAGGAGAGGCCAGATGGCAACCGAGATCAAGACGATCGCAGCAGCTTAGGAAGCGATAGACGAAAGCCCTCGTTTCCTAGTCCCACCTGGCTGGCAGACGGAAGCAGCTTTGACGATTTGTGGACCTTCTCTGGAGATAATAATGACACTGATACCTCTTTCATTGGTCCTGGAACTTTCTGGAGCAATCCTAACTCTAACTTTTGGGAGCAGCTTTTCAGACAGGACGGTCCCCTTCCATCGTGGCTGACGTCAGGACGAACGGACACAAGCAACGACCAAAGAAAAACTCAGCTTCCGTGGTTTTTAAATTGGGATCCCAGTCGTCCCAGTCGTCCCAGTCGTCCCGAAAACATTCGCCCAAGCAACAATCGCCCCGTCAACACTGATGATCAGAAAGGGGGGAACAGTCCATTCAACCGCATCGACAAGAAGTATCGTCCTGAAACCACCACCGTCGCCCCTGTTGCTAGTAGACCAACCGGTCAAGGGGGAGCAACCTCCGCCGGAAGTAACGTTCCCTCTAGCTTGCTACCGAGTAGTAGGGTAGGGATGGGGCATCAGAACGTGGGAGCGAGATTCCGGCGACAAGCGGCACTGGAAGAAGAGTTCAATGAAACATCAGAATCCCTTGCCCCTCCGCCTTCTCTGGCAGGCAGCAACGGGACTTCCGCCAACGATACCAACCTCTCGTTTGCACGGGAGGACAACTCCACTATCAACGCGACAGAGCTGGAGGAAAACGGCACGCGTTCAGACGAGAACAAAGATCTCGcagaagagaaagatgagattGCACGAGCTTTAGCGAGAAATACTACTCCTTCCCTGCAATCCCATTGGTGGGATTCTGTTGCATGGACAGGCACTGGAGACACCGCGCCTGGATATGGAGAATGGTCAGGTGCATCAAATGACAGGCAAGACAGCACCACAGAGTATAATGCTTGGAACAGCAACCGCGGGTGGGACAATAGTTGGGTCAACAGTTATTATGGCGACAATCTGGCAGGAAGCACCTGGCCAACACAAAGCTACTGGTTCAACACGTATCCAGGATACACGAACGGTGGCGGTCCTGGTTACAATTCTTGGCCTGTCTGGAGAAACTATGAAAATTACTCCCCTCAGTGGCTGAATGGCTACACTGGTTACAACTACCAGCTTAATCCTTACCGCCACAATCCAAGATGGGGAAACGTTTGGAACACACAGGGAAATGAAGGTCTCTTCTATCCGTCAATTTATAGCTTTTATTCGCATTATGGTCAGCCAGCCCCTGGCTCTTACGGTCGCCATCTTGGGTTTTGGAAGAGGAACGCTGACTCCAACACAGTTAGCAAACAAACTTCCAGAATGATGGGAGACTTCTCGACATATTGGCCTTGGTGGGAATGGTGGAACTTCTACAACAATGCCTACAATACTTACCAACCATGGGCATCCAACTGGAACTTTTATAACAGCAACAAGTGGTTTCCTTGGTATTCGGGAAGACAGTGGAACTATAACTGGATGAGTAACCTCCCTGGGAGCCCCTACTTATTCTCCAGGACTAACGAGAACCATGATAAGTCCTCCGATGTCAAACTGGAGGTGAAACGAAGCGTGAACAATGAAAACGATCTCAAATCCATGGATGAAAATGTTTCGAGATGGACGACAGGGTACCAACCTCAATGGTGGAACCAGTATAATGGCATGGATACAAGGCGGAGCGGGGATGAGATCTCGTCAGTAGCCAACATCTGGAACTGGAATTGGAACTGGTTCTTCAACCAAAACATGCTTCGGAGCTATAGTCCCATGTTTCTGCGCTCTGTCCCCTACATTCAGGGAACACAGCAACCTTTGATGCCACCAGAACAGCCAAGAATCTACAGAAGAAGCACAGAAAGCAGGCCAACAGAAGAAGTTTCCAGATCAGTCAATGGACCAGGGAGATGGTGGACAGGGTGGAACAACTACTGGCCTTACTGGTGGAACTCCAACATGTGGAGGAGCGACAGGCCACAGTGGTGGAACACGAATCCTTGGAACATCTATTTGAACGACTGGAATGGCCGGATATGGAACTCTAACCAGGGTTTCTTCCCCTACGATACATTCTCCTTTTCGAGAAATGAAAATGGTCGCTCACCTGATGGTAGTCACACAGCTGTCAGGCGCAGCACAGGGGAAACAAATGGTGGCAGCCACACAGAGGACGAGCAAAACGGAAAAGTTTCTCGAATGTTGGGTAGATTCTGGCCACAACGGGACTGGAATGGCTACAACTACTGGCCTCAGCAGTTTTCGAGTGGGGACAACTACTGGCCACAACGGTGGGGTGGCTACCCGTGGAGCAGGTACTGGCCTGGTTGGAACTCGTGGAACAACAATAACTGGATGTGGAACACGAATGAAGCCTCCACTCCACTCTTTCCTGTGTACGACTCCCAGGGGCAGCCGCATCTTGACAATTCCCAAAGTCAAGAACAAATTGTCAAACGGAGTGCAGCTGGAAAGCCCGACCCTGCTTCAGCAGAGCAAGAGAAAGATGTATCACGAATGATGGCTTCACAGGGTGCCTTCTGGCCACAGAAAAACATGGACTGGCCTCAGAACTGGGGTGGATATTCGTGGAACAACAACTGGCCTGCCAGTCCACACTACTTCCCGCAAGGGCATGAGACTTCCGGTGGCTCCCAAGGCTGCGCTCACGATATTTTCAAACGGGGCGCAACTGACAGTCGGGAAGACAATACGAACAAGGAGGGGAGGGAAGCTGCCCGGATGACAGAGTTTGACAACATTTTAATGCCACAAGAACTCCGGCCTAGATGGAACCTGGACAGCTGGGTATGGAACGGTCGCTCTCCCTTCTTCCCTTACAACTACTACAATTATCTCAGGAACATGGGAATCAGACCCTCTCCCAGCCATCCATTATTTCGGCGACAAGCGGAGGAAAACCCGGAGAAAGAATCTCTAGATGCaggcaaaaaaacatcaaaaatgatgaatgaataTGACTGGAACTGGCCACAGGGCTGGAACTCCTATAACTGGCCACAGGGCTGGAACTCATATAACTGGCCCCAATGGTGGAAATGGAATATGTGGAATAATTTCTGGAACACAAGGAACCAAAACAGCAGGACATGGAACGGTGGCCGAGAGTTGTATCCCTACAGCTTCTTTCCTGAAGCTCGTGGTCTCTACAAACGTAGCACCGAAGACCAGCAGGCTGAAAAATCTAGTGATAATGTTTCCCGTATGATGGGAATGTATGAAGGAGTATTTCCTCAACAATATTTAAACCCTTACAGCAGCTGGAATCAATGGTGGAACAGGGACATTTGGAACACTTACTGGCCTAAGTGGAGTTTCAGATGGACACCATGGGCTTCGGCTTCATTCGGCTCTCCCATGTTTCCCAGAGGGGAAGACTTTCATTCTCGATTCAGGCGAAGTGAAGACCAAACTCAAGAGGGCAGCTCAAAGGATGGGGAGAAAAAAGTATCCAACATGATGGGAGGATTTGGAGGTTTCTGGCCACAATACTGGAGTGGATACTCAAACTGGCCTCAATGGTGGAGAGGTTACTACAACTGGAACAACTATTGGCCAGGGGGAAACTCCTATGATTGGACATGGAATAGAAATCAGCCTTTCTATCCATACAACCCTCATTACTATTCACAGGATGGATATCGACCTGCAGGTTACCCAGACTTTACTCATGACATTTTCAAACGAAGCTCAGATAAAAATGCTCAGCATGTGTCacaaggaaaagatgaaaatgtctCCCGAATGATGGGTGGATATAACGGATTCTGGCCGCAGTTCTGGAACAGTTACACACACTGGCCGAGGTGGTGGACAGGAAACAACTACTGGCCATGGTGGAACACATGGAACAGCTACAACTGGATGTGGAACAAAGACAACTCTTACTCCTTTCATGAACGCTTCAGTCGCGGTGCAGACAACCAGCCAGACGATGGCAAGCGCGAGGACAAAACAGTTTCTCGAATGATGGGAGCACCTGGGTTGTTCTGGCCTCAGCAATTCTGGAGCAGGCACAGGATCTGGCCACAGTGGTGGAATTTCCGCTGGGCAAATAACTATGACTGGATGCGGAACTACGACCAAGGTTACAATCCTTACAATGATTTTCCTTCCTTGCCCTATGGCCCACAAGCTGGCCCTTCATCTGGTGGGGATCACTCCATCTTTAGACGCAGCACAGTCCAAAGTCTACCTTTCAACAGCAAAAGCGAAAATGTTTCTCGAATGGCGGGTGGATATTGGCCATACTACAACTGGAATCGTTACAATTATTTGCCTCATTGGTGGAACCAAAATAGTTGGAGGAACATGCTACCTGGCTGGAGCTACTTGAACTGGTTGTGGAGCATGAACTACGATTTTTATCCTCAGAGCTACTTTCCTTCTACATTTGGAACATCACCTTCGTCCACTCCAGATGATGAAGTCCACATGGTTCTCAGGCGCAGCCTTGATAAAAAGCAAGAACAGAAACCCCAAGATGACAAGCGAACTTCTCGAATGGCGGGTCAGTACGGATATTACTGGCCGCAGCTCTATTGGAATAATTTTAACTTTCAACCCCAGTGGTGGAGAGAGTCCCCGTGGAATAGGTACTGGCCGGGGTGGAATAACTACAACTGGATGGACAGCAGAAACGTAGGTGAGACAGACTACACACCCTATCAGTTCGCAAAATCCGGTGTCAGTAACACTGGACATGAAATATTCAGGCGCAGTTCTGAATCAGAGACTAAAGCAAGCAAAAACTCTCAAGAAAACACAGCCTCAAGGATGATGGGTGGATACAATGGCTACTGGCCTCAACAACACTCGTTTGCCTCCAGATACTGGCCGCTACTGGATAATGCCTACGAGTCGGGTAGATTTAGCCCAGTGTGGAGAAACTCTTGGATGTGGAACACCAACCCAGCATACTTTCTACCCAATCCTTCATACTATTCCAGGGAAAGTCATCCACCAGGAGATAATTTCGAGTCTCCCCACGAACTTTTCAGACGCAGTGCAGATGACAACCAAGACCAGACAAAGAAAGATGCAGACAGCGATGTCTCCCGGATGACAGGCAGATACACAGAGTTCTGGCCATCGCAGTCCTGGAACCGAGACAACTACCCGTATCTATGGTGGAACCGGAACAGCTTTTGGCCCGGGTGGAGCAACAGCTGGATGTGGAACTATTACCAGCAGCCCTACGATGCTTTTGCCTTCGCAAAGAGCCAGCCAGCTGCAGCCAGCTCCTTTGCCACAAGCCACACGATCACAAGGAGAGAGTCCAGTgacaagcaagaaaataataacactTCTCGAATGATGGGTGGCTTTGCTTGGTTTCGACCCTACAATTACTGGAATATCTACAACTCTTGGCTACAATGGTGGAACCGAAACTTTTGGAACATTTACCGGTATCATCTGGACAGCTGGAACGGAAATAACTGGATGTGGAACCGTAATCCTGATGTGTTTTTTAACTATCCTTCCtcttactattattattctctGCATGGCCTACCACCCGACAGCAATCATCACAGCGTGTTCAGACGCAGCGCAGAGACAAACAATGGCAACAACCTGCTGAATGAACGGCTCACAACTTCTAATATGCTCGGTGGGTACATGCCATTGCAGGACTGGAACAGCTACCGGTTTTGGCAGCAGTGGTGGAGGGGCTACCAATGGAACTGGAACACGTATGGACCTGACTGGAACAACTGGAACAATTTTGAAAGGTTCTGGAGATTTAACCAAGGGTACAATCCTGAAAATCCGTACTCCTTCTCCAGAACTGATTCATCACCGGGAAACTCTCCTGAAGCTGGCCACACAGCCTCGAAACGCAGTTCTGACGAAGAGCAGAATACAAATGCAGAAAGCAAAGAACAACAAACTTCTAAGTGGATATCTGGATACAATGCGGACTGGCCACCAGCTTACTGGAGCACCAATCCATACTGGTCATCGTCCTGGGGCAGCTATCCATACTCGTCACAACCTTGGGAAAGAAATTGGTGGGATAGCTACGGGAATGGACAAAAGTTTAACCCAGTGTGGAGCAGCAGCCCTTTCTACTCTCCATATTACCGGTTTTCTTTCTCTAGAGATAATGAACGCTCGGCTAGCTCATCGGAGAAAGGACATAGTGCATTCCGGAGAAGCTTagataaaagtgaaaaagaagcTTCACAAGACCAGAAGACTTCACGAATGATGGGATGGTATGGGTGGAACTGGCCCCAGAGGGATTGGAACAACAACTACTGGTGGCCTTGGTGGCACGACAGGAACGCATGGAATGGCTACAACTGGATGCGGAGCAAGAACAGGGATTTCTTTCCGTACAGTCCTTTTCTTTATTCCCAGCGAGAAGCTCAACCAGCTGCTTCTGATTATACTGACCATGCCATGTTCAAGCGCAGCACAGATTCCACAAACGCCAACGGCTTCTCGCAAGATGGCGTTGTTACCGCGAAAATGATGAATGGGGGTTCTGGTTACTGGCCTCAGCAATGGTGGAATTATCCAAACAGCTGGCCATGGTGGTGGATGAGTAACGCTTGGAACAACTATTGGCCTGGATGGAACAACTATGCCCGGATGTGGAGTACTTATAACAGCTGGTATCCCCTCCACTCCTATCAGTTTTCTCAAAACAATGGACAGTCTGGACACGAAGCTGATGACAAGCATCAAATATCGAAAAGAAGCCCGAGTGAAGATAACTTAGATGAGAAGAAAGAATCTTTGGGAAGATGGACGAACGCCGACAATTTCTGGACACTTCCACAGAATAACAATCCTTATCTTCCATGGCAAGAAACAGACATGTGGAACAGTCACAGCCGCTCGCCATATTGGAATACGTTTAACCAAGCCTGGAATAATTGGAATATCTTCAACGACCAGGGTAGATATCCATATGGTCAGTATTTCTATTCCAAAGGCGCAAATCGTGATTCATCAGATAAAGAAAGCATGCTGACAAAGAGGGATACAGCTCAAGGAAACCAAGATCAGTCTTCAACAGTTAGTGGACCAAACCTGATGGATCTgttgaagaaaaacaacttttggcAATTGCCCAACACCAGAGACACAGATAAGCCCCAACAACCTCCAGTCTCTAAGCGAAGTGCAGAAGGGTCACAGAAAAACGAGAAAGAGGAAGACATGGGGAGACAAATGACTGGCGACAGACGGGATTCTGGTCAGTTTGGAAGAAGCTGGCCTCAGTCGGACACTTCCGGTCACTTCCGGCCAGGACTTCGAGCAGGTTATTTCATGCCAAACATGTGGACTGCTGACACGGCAGATAACAGCAACCACTTCTGGAACAGAGATCCACTGTGGAGTGGACTTACTGAGAACAATGCACAGCGTGGCAGCTTCTCAATGGACAATGACTGGAACCTATACCACAGACCTAATTATTGGGCTGGATACAGTAATGGGGGTCCATTTAGAAATGAATTTGGACATCCTTACTTTGCAACAAATAGTCAGATGTGGCCCGAGAACATGGACTTTAGCTACCAAAAGGGGGCTGATGGTTCTTCTGAACAAGAAGCAGACGTGCAGTCACGTGATTCTGAAGACCTCGACAGAACCAAACGCAGTGCAGACGATAAGGATGCCGGCGAGCACATCGCAAGACAAGGAAGTTACGAGAGATACAGGAGCTTTCCCTTCTGGTGGAATGGATATATGTTTCGGAGGCCTAACTTGTGGAGCGCACCTGGTCCATGGAATAGCCTGTACTACATGTGGAGAAACTGGCCTCGAAACCAGATGTGGAACGATCAGACCCCAGATAGCTACTGGATGGGGAATAATTTATGGACAAATAATTATGATCAGTTCTGGAACAGTGACTGGAACACCTTGAATGCCTATGGCATGACAGATCCCCAGTTTCGATACCAGCAAAATCCTCCCAGTGGTGTTGAAGCAGAAGACAGCTCCAGTGCTGCAACCAAGCAGAAGCGAAGTACCGACGAGGATCAGGCTTCTGTGTCGAAGGAAGACGAAGTGGGAAAACAACTAGGTGGTCACAGCCCTTTTCCTAGCTACCTCCCGTGGTCAAGATCGTGGAGGAGTTTCTACTGGCCAACGTGGTTTGGTAACAGATACTTCAGGAATAGATGGAGCAGCTACCCAGCATGGTACAACTATGACAGGTGGAACAACTGGAACTGGCAGCCAGACCAACGTGGAACATTCAAACTCCAAGCCCTGAGTCATTCTGGAACATTGACATGTCTAGACCAACGTGGGATGGTCTGA